Proteins co-encoded in one Yamadazyma tenuis chromosome 1, complete sequence genomic window:
- a CDS encoding uncharacterized protein (COG:T; EggNog:ENOG503NUA6), whose amino-acid sequence MDRAKKLTSVKSAGQNLDSTFAEHEVDLKAITSNPVSLGAVGTELSTEQKYFILKRMGHKNLESMEDLPVGVTLMIQYIQDLPIEEAIEILKTTIVEHDEDVNFPSEVMDLIEKLVELAPEKVNNSTISEKLENSLEKTGEAVNVHDTDASSLEVADGNYYDIVDWELQSKIEASLIAYHSPYPEIRSVTDCYDDPTLYVETPRVYLLGLIWTAIGAFVNQFFAERQPSISLPSSVVQLLLYPSGLLVAAILPKWKFKIWKYTFDLNPGPWNHKEQMLTTIFYSVSSGTPYVSYNIHAQKVKQFYNNTWADFGYQTLLILSNNFLGFGFAGIMRKFTIYPVRALWPSVLPTLALNSALMKPEKKEKINGWSISRYNFFFICFAASFVYFWIPDYLFYALSTFNWMTWIAPNNFNLAAITGSSYGLGMNPIPSFDWNVLNFNYALTIPFYSQINQYIGSILGFFSIIGVFWTNKYWSGYLPLNSSSLFTNTAEVYDVKAIVDSKSLFDHEKYMEVGPPYYSAANLVLYGAFFAIYPFAIIYECFINFTPMKNALFSLGTSIKNIRRSTFEGFNDPHTQMMKKYKEVPDWCFLVVLLIALILAIICVKVYPAQTPVWGLFFTLGINFVFLIPLTAVFSTTGYQFGLNVLVELIIGYAIPGNGLALNFLKAFGYNINGQAQNYISDQKMGHYAKLPPRAMFRCQMLSMFVASFISLATMNFTINHIKGYCDALQPQKFTCPNSKVFYNASILWGVIGPKKVFNGLYPLLQYCFLIGALLPIPCILFKKYGPKKVTKYFQPTLIIGGFLVYAPYNLSYYTGGVYLSFFFMSYIKKRYLSWWEKYNYVLSGSLDAGIAFSGIIIFFAVFYHDKSISWWGNNVIYGGVEGSSVGRLDVATLPGGTFGLAPSDYP is encoded by the coding sequence ATGGATAGAGCTAAAAAACTCACTAGTGTGAAAAGTGCCGGACAAAACTTAGACTCTACTTTTGCTGAACATGAAGTTGACTTGAAGGCTATTACCTCAAATCCCGTATCCCTTGGGGCGGTGGGTACTGAATTATCAACCGAACAGAAATACTTCATATTGAAAAGAATGGGTcacaagaacttggaatcAATGGAGGATTTACCTGTGGGCGTGACGTTGATGATTCAGTACATTCAAGATCTTcccattgaagaagccattgagattttgaaaaCTACTATCGTCGAGCACGATGAAGACGTCAACTTCCCAAGTGAGGTGATGGACTTGATTgagaaattggtggagttggccCCAGAGAAGGTCAACAACTCTACAATTTccgagaagttggaaaactctttggaaaagacCGGTGAAGCTGTCAACGTGCACGACACCGACGCTTCGTCTTTAGAAGTTGCTGATGGTAACTACTACGACATCGTTGACTGGGAATTGCAGAGCAAGATCGAGGCTTCCTTGATTGCCTACCACTCTCCTTACCCAGAAATCCGTTCGGTCACCGACTGTTACGATGATCCAACATTGTACGTCGAAACTCCAAGAGTGTACCTTTTGGGATTAATTTGGACAGCCATTGGGGCTTTTGTTAATCAGTTTTTTGCTGAAAGACAACCTTCTATCTCATTGCCATCCTCAGTTGTgcaattgttgttgtatcCTTCGGGTTTGCTTGTTGCAGCTATTTTGCCTAAATGGAAATTCAAGATCTGGAAGTATACTTTTGACTTGAACCCTGGTCCTTGGAACCACAAGGAACAGATGTTGACTACTATTTTCTACTCGGTTTCCAGTGGTACTCCTTACGTGTCTTATAATATCCATGCCCAGAAGGTTAAACAGTTCTATAACAATACTTGGGCTGACTTTGGCTACCAAACTTTGTTGATCTTGTCtaacaacttcttgggtttCGGTTTCGCAGGTATTATGAGAAAGTTTACTATTTACCCAGTTAGGGCTCTTTGGCCATCTGTGTTGCCAACCTTAGCCTTGAACTCAGCTTTGATGAAGccagaaaagaaagaaaaaatcaatggcTGGTCCATTTCAAGATAtaatttcttctttattTGCTTTGCTGCTTCCTTCGTGTATTTCTGGATTCCTGACTACTTATTCTATGCGTTGTCCACCTTCAACTGGATGACTTGGATTGCTccaaacaacttcaacttggctgCTATCACTGGTTCTTCTTATGGGTTAGGAATGAACCCTATTCCAAGTTTTGACTGGAACGTCCTCAATTTCAACTATGCTTTGACTATTCCTTTCTACTCGCAGATTAACCAGTACATTGGACTGATTTTAGGTTTCTTCTCGATCATAGGTGTGTTTTGGACCAATAAGTACTGGTCTGGATACTTGCCATTGAACTCTTCGTCTTTGTTCACGAACACTGCTGAAGTCTATGATGTCAAAGCTATAGTTGACTCCAAATCTCTTTTCGATCATGAAAAATACATGGAGGTTGGCCCTCCGTACTATTCTGCTGCTAACTTGGTTCTTTACGGGGCTTTCTTTGCCATCTACCCATTTGCCATTATCTACGAATGctttatcaacttcacTCCAATGAAGAATGCCTTATTCAGTTTAGGAACTtctatcaagaacatcagaAGATCGACTtttgaaggtttcaatGATCCTCACACccagatgatgaagaagtacaaAGAAGTTCCCGACTGGTGTTTCCTCGTGGTATTGTTGATtgctttgattttggctATTATTTGTGTAAAGGTGTACCCAGCTCAAACTCCTGTTTGGGGTCTTTTCTTTACTCTTGGTATCAACtttgttttcttgattCCTTTGACTGCTGTCTTCTCCACTACTGGTTATCAATTCGGTCTTAATGTGTTGGTTGAATTGATCATTGGATATGCAATCCCTGGTAACGGTTTggccttgaacttcttgaaagcCTTTGGTTACAATATTAACGGTCAAGCCCAGAACTATATTTCTGATCAAAAGATGGGTCATTATGCCAAGCTTCCTCCAAGAGCCATGTTCAGATGTCAAATGTTGTCGATGTTTGTTGCTTCAttcatttctttggccaCTATGAACTTCACCATTAACCACATCAAGGGCTATTGTGATGctttgcaaccacaaaagTTTACCTGTCCAAACTCCAAGGTTTTCTACAACGCTTCTATTTTATGGGGTGTTATTGGACCAAAGAAGGTTTTCAATGGTTTATATCCATTGTTGCAATACTGTTTCTTGATCGGTGCATTATTGCCCATTCCTTGtatcttgttcaagaaatatGGTCCAAAGAAGGTGACAAAGTACTTCCAACCAACTTTGATCATTGGGGGTTTCTTAGTTTACGCTCCTTATAACTTGTCCTACTACACTGGAGGAGTTTACCTTTCGTTTTTCTTTATGCTGTATATCAAGAAGCGGTACTTATCGTGGTGGGAGAA